The following is a genomic window from Meriones unguiculatus strain TT.TT164.6M chromosome 7, Bangor_MerUng_6.1, whole genome shotgun sequence.
GTGAAACAGCATTGTCGTGAGCACCCACGCAGCCTTCCCCGGGTCAGAGGCGTGTGGGTCTTTCTGACCGGTCAGATCCGGACTGCGGGGCTCTACTTTCACCAGCACCTCCGGAAATGTTGGTTTTCCCTTCTGAACGGAGATGAATAGTAAAGTTCACGCTCCTTGATGCAGTAGCGCTGCTGGTCGTGTGCGGACACCGCAAACATGGCTAGTTCAGATTGAGATGTGCCTGGTTTTAATGGTTATTTGGGATTGTATTAGGTTAAATAAGAGAAACTAGGTTcacctgatatatatatatatatatttttttttttttacatagagtCTCACGTAACCCAGGTTTTGAACTATATGTGACACCCAGCGACGACTCCTTGGAGCAGTTGGGCCTGTCTCCGTGTGTCACGTGGTActaaggactgaactcagagcctcctGCCCTCGGGGAATCACTCGCTCTTCCAGCTGCGatacaccccagctcatctttttgcctttttaaacATGGATGCTAGACAATGAAAAATATATGCGCCGTCCacaatctacttttttttttaataatttatttttatctttatgtgccttggtgttttgcctgcacgtatatctgtgtgagggtgtcagatcccccggaaCCGGAGTCACAGACACTTGAGagttgccgtgtgggtgctgggatctgagtccacatcctccggaagagcagtccgcacgctcttaaactctgagccatctctccagaccccacaATCTACTTTTTAACAtcacactcacaccacacacactcactcgtgcatgcacataaacatatgtgtgtgtgtgtgtgtgtgtgtgtgtgtgtgtaggttccAGAGCATGTGTGTGAAGGCTGGAAGAAAACTTTtgaaagtcagttctctctttcctccacagGGGTCCTAGGGGCCCATCTGAGGCTGTCGAGCTTGGCATTACATctctttacttgctgagccatcttactagcCCCACATTCTATTTTtatgggggtggtggtgggggtaaTGAATGATTTCGTGGCTTTTCCAAACCCACTCGGACCCAGAGCTCAGTCTCTTCCTTGCCCTCTCTGCTGCTGTTCCACCGCCCTTCAGATGGAAGTTGCCTTTCACCTGCCCCTTTTTTTGCTGTCTTCCTTTTCCAGTCACCTTACTTTTCAATTACGCCTATCACCCCCTCCCGCCCAACCCCATCCTTctctgtttgagacaggttttgctctgtgtatccctggctgtcctggaactcacttttgtagaccaggctggcctcaaactcacagagatctgcctgcctctgctgggattaaagtcgtgagCCCCCACACCCTCTCAGCTCCTCCCATCATCTTAGGCAGGGAGATTCACATGTGATCCAGCACCCTGGGGTGCCAGCTCATCTCCCTCCCTGCTTGGTTTCCCACATTCTCTGCAAAGAGTTGAGATCTTCATGTGCACAGGGATCAGTCACCCTCCCAGGAAGACTATCTGCTTCCCAGGTTTTGCCTCCTCCAAGCAAATGCACCAGCTCAGTTTAGAGCGTGCGTCCAGGAGGGACATGCTGAGAGCCTCTTGCCGGCTCGAGAGTCCCACTGGAATGGGAACTTCGGGATGGTTGTCTATTTCCACACCCAGTCCTTCCTGATTTTCCCAAATGTCTCTCTGTTCATCGTAACCCATCAGCCTTCACAGATAAACTTGTAAGacacttgtatgtgtgtatgtgtgtgtgtatgtgtgtgtgtatgtatgtatgtatgtccagTGCTGTGATCTTCTacctctaaaccccaacaagcagggaggggcctatggACATAGATACCTTTGGTTATAGGTATGTGGGTGCAGAAAGAGACACATTCTCACCCACTCAGGCCCCCATTGAGACACCTACCCAGGACCAGTCAAggctctcattccctcccccatGCCATCAGACAGGCTTCCGTGTGGCTTTATGAGtgcctcctctttctcctacTCACAGCTAGGCGCTCATGCCATGCAGTCCCCTCACAATGAGGCCCTGGAGCTCCAGCTAGAAGCCTTTCCCCTCCAGCCTCATGCAGCTCTGTCTGTGAAAGTCTTGGAGACAACTAGAAGCAGGACTAAGCTGAAACAAAGAGGAAAAACCCACCATCTTTAAGTGACAGCCAATCCATCCAGGAGACCACCAGGCTCAGGTCTCTTTCCAAAGGGACCAGGATTCCGAAACGACAGCAAGAGTGAAAAATAAACATGAAGCCTTCTTTCCCTCTAAGATTTGACTAAAAGAAAAGCTTCAGGAGACTAGTCCTCTCCGTACAAACCAAGGCGAATGCGGCAGAGCAGAGCTGGGAATAGGCGCCATGGTACCCCAGGGGGGAAAGTGAGGGTCTTGGGAACAGGGCCTGGCATCTGTATTTAAGGCAGCAGTGATGTCAGCAGGAAGGAGGGCTTGGGCCGGGAGTGTGATACAATGGTCTCTTTGTTGTCACCCACCCCTCCTCCTCTGTACACATATTGAAAGTGCATACCAGTCCGGACCACGTGACAGCCACTGAGGTGTGCATGCACCCATGtatgtattcacatatgtgtatgtgtgtacatgcagactCACGTGTAGATTTGCATATGCACAGCGAGAGGCATAATTCACTCCTTTGTCTAGCGCTCTGCTGCCGTTTTCCCGTTTGTCATTATCAAAACGGGGTTGCAGTATTAAAGCAAGAAATGTATTCCTTCGTCCTACGAGCCACATTTGAAGTGCTCAACTACCTGTCATGTCAGGAAGCTGCCACCGCTGCCATTTACTCCCCTTTCTGGCTAGTTTGTTCTTCCTCTCAGATTCGCCCACACCTTTCCACGGCTCCGTACTCACATTTACCAGAAAACCTCTATCTCATGATCTTGTCTCTCCCTGGTACCCATGGAGACTTCGCCCATCCCTGCACAGAATCACCTGGCCTCTGCACTGGAAAGAACATGGTGGCCCATGAGCACAGGTGCATGGTAAGAATGTAATAATGTCTGGGTAAAGGACTGATATTACTGGATCTCAGAGGgatgaggttagcctgggcttgGTAGGGAAGAGGGGGTGGGAAATATATGAACCTGGCCTCGGGGGATGAGGGATTAAGTTGGTAGAGAGCTAGGACTAGGGAGGGAAATCAAATGAGAAGTGGGATAAATATGTAGAAATCACAGTCACCCCCTTTGGCTGATATGACAGATGTGGGTCATAGAGGAGACAATACGCTTAGACAAGGGAGGAGTGGCCAGATAGGGCTCAGATGCTGAGTTCAGAATGATGGGAAGAGATAGGGTCTACCTAGGAAGAGTCCTAAGACTGGTGATGCCTGAGAGGACAGGCATCACCAATCAATACATCAATTGATGGACCTGTCAGTGCCACACAATTTTGGATAATTTATGTATGAGtaaatcttttatttatattcCTTAGCTTCTTCTCCTCTCTAGGTAGATTTTCTTTTCACCTTGTCCTCATGTAAAGTGCTAACATAACAGTGAATTATTAGAGCTCATAATTAATAGTCACGGATCGTCAGCGACAATATTAGTGTGTCCAGGTGATACCTCTGTAGACCAGTCCATCTCTCTGGTGGCACAAGACAGGGAAGCTGGAAatggtcttttccttcctttcacatTTGGGACCTGACTCAGTGGGTGAGTAGCTGTCATCAGCATCTTTATGCCCAGTGTCTGGTTCACCCCAGACTTCTGTCTGCTGGGTTCTCAGCCTCCCCACTCTACTGTCCCCACTCTACTCTACCCCGCTGTCCCCATTCTCTGAGATGAGGGGACCACCGGTTTCCATTCCTCTGGGGCCTCTGGTTCTCCGGTTGGCAGAGGGGAAGGGCAACGGGAtggaggggaaaaggaggaagaaacagcAAAGATTTGTGGAGATAAAGGAAAAGGGGGCAAAAAGGTCTGGGGGTAGGTGGCCACTCTCACTAGCCGGCACGCTTTCTGGGCATGATGAAGACCAGGAGGGAGCCGTACACCTCTGTGGTGTGGGGGCCTGTCCTTTCTGATGTCACTGTCCAAGTTCCTTCACTACAGCTCTCCAAGGAGCCCCAGGAGATTCCCGTGAGGGCCACTGCCTCATGGTGACCTTGTCCTCCTGGTGCTCAGCAGGCTCAGCAGGCCCCTTTATACCAGATTGCTTGTTTCTTTGGCTGAGAAATGGGGAAGAGGCCAGATATTCGTATTTGACCAGGGAGAAaccttggagagagagagagagagagagagagaggctcctGGTCCTCCATTGCTCAGTCTCTGTTCCCTCTGTTTGGATCCCTTTGAGAACCCTTGAGCCTCCCAGCACCCCTGGGCAACACCTCCCCAGGCCTCGGCTCCGCGGCATGGAAAAATGTTACATCGAAAGGACAGTGGGCTCGAGGCACGGGTGATCTGGGATTTGAGGCGCCTGTGAGTGCGCTCGAGGTGTCTGCACCCTGTACGGATCTGTGGTGAAGATGAGGAGGTGGAAATGTGGAAGGAGGACCGATGGAGGGAAAAGCAATGGGGTAGAGAAAACAGTCTAAGGCCTAGGAAAGGCAAGAGGAAGGTTTGGATGAGAAGTGGGAGGCGAGAAGGGGCAGGAACAGAAGGCAAATCCACTCCTCCCGGAGCCCCTCCTCTCCCCGGATCCCCACCTCCCCAAGTCTCAGGAAGGAAATTCGGAGGCCATCGCACATGTGTTGGGTCATTTCCACATGCTTTATTCCAGcaatcaaaataattaaaaacatctCAAATTATTATACACATACAAAATAGGTAACAGTCTCGTTTCCTCCCACCCCAGGGGTAAAACTGTTTTGTGCTTTGGAAAGTGATGCTCTGAAACCCAGAGGCAGACTGGGAGAGAGGCTGAGGGCAGGGTGCAGCAGCAAGAGGGGAGGGtttcagaagagaagagaagagagagagagagagagagagagagagagagagagagagagagaggtcagacTGCGATAGGCCCAGGAACTAGGAGAGTGGAGAGAGGGTACAGAGCGAACAGGCTGGCGTTGGCATTCTCTCCTCCCGTGTTAAATAGCAccgtcaggaaaaaaaaaaattcacatgagtccctatccattaaaaaaaaaaaaaagaaagaattaaaaaaaaaaaaagactttaaacaaaaggaacatttgcTGGCCTAGGGAGCATCTCAATTTCTATAGCACCAGAAAttccttcccaccccaccccttcacAGAGATGTAGCACCTTTGATACCAAACTGGGCGCGCTGCCAGCCTGCCCCCATCCCCGCCCCCACACAGTTGCCCCGGTGACACACAAAGACAAGAACGAGGTAGTCTTTCAGCAACACGGTTACACAAGAAACACAACAGTCTCTCCCACCCAGCCTGCGCATGCGTGTCCGATGTTTCCGGTCTGCGGTGACCCCGCCTGGCTCCAAAGCCCTGGGAGATGCAGGTGGCTTCCCCCCAGCAAGGCCCTCGAAAACAAAGTgttgcagaggtcatggagatgCCAGATGGTTAGGCTCCTTCAACAGTCCAAGAACCCCCATGTCCCGGCAGGACTGGAGGATGCTGGGTGGGGAAGTAGGCTAGGGTCTGGGGGTGAGGGGGTCATTTCCGCATTGCCTTTGGTTGCTGGGCAGACAATGCATTATTTCCTGTGTCTTTGGGGGAAACTTAAATTTGGGGAGCAATGGAGGAGAGGCCCCAAGAGGGGTGGAGAAAGGAGCAGAAAAGGCAGCGTTTGGGGTATCATAAGCCCAGTGGGCAGAAAGGGACTTATACCCACATAGGTCTTCAAGCAAGAGGACCaagcttccttttttaaaaagttatttatttattcttttttttttttttttttctttttggtaaggTTGAATGCACTTTTGGTTTTTGGTCAATATTCAGTTGGTCAAAGATAAAAACTAAGTTTGAGAGATgaatgcaaaggaaaaaaaaatgttttccaaagtCCATGTGAAATTGTCTCCCATTTTTTCGGCTTTTGGGGAAATTCAGTTTGGGTTGTTTGTCTGTCTCCAGGGTCGGGGGAAAGTGGGCTGGGTGGGAGGGAGCCAGATTGGGGTGGAGGGAGTTTACACGAAGCAGGCAGGGCCAACGTCTACTCCGAATTCCTGGTCTGGGGCACCAATGTCCAAGGGGGCCACGTCGATGATGGGCAGGCGGGAGGTCTTGGTGGTCTTGTATTCGATTACTGTCTTGCCCCAAGTTCCGGTGTGACTCTGGAGTGAATGAAGACAGTGGGAGAGGGTCATTACCAAGGGGCACTGATAGAGTGAGGACCGTTTTCTGAGCTGCTGGCTAAGGCAGAGGCCCAAAGAGGCAGGGGTGGACGCCGTCTGGGGGACTCACCGTGCAGCCATCCACAAGGGTGCTGTAGGTGAAACGGCTGTTGCCCTCGCCCCGGAGCTCTATCTCGTTGGAGCCCTGGAGGAGCAGGGACTTCTTGAGGTTGCCAGTCTTTTGGTCCATGTAGGCTACGCTGTTCTTGCAGTGATAGGTGATGTTCTGGGAGGCCTCGGTGGACATCAGGCGCAGGAAGGTCAGCTGGATGGCAACGTCGGCAGGGTCGGAGCCCTCGCTTCCGTACTCGAACTGCATGGGCCGGGGAAAGTGGGAAGTGAGTGGTCACATAGGCCTTCTAGTCCCTGGCTGTCCTACCTGAAGGCTGCTAAGAATTTTTATCTCAAGTTAAAAAGGGGGGCATCACTTGTCCATGGACACCCAAGATCCTAGGACTCCTGTATCCTAGATCTGTATCTGCCCTCCCACTAAGAAGATACTAAATCCAGTCCAAGACTTCCTATGTTTTCTGGGCATGAGGCTCTCTCGTCTTGGCTCTAGGGTTCAGTTCACGTACCTGGAATCCACCATCCATGCTCTCGCCGAACCAGACGTGTTTCTTTTCCTTGGGGTTCGGGCTGATGTACCAGTTCTTCTGGGGCACAGAAGGCTGAGTGGGGAACACACAGGTCTGGCCTGTCTCCATGTTGCAGTAGACCTTGATGGCATCCAGGTTGCAGCCTTGGTTGGGGTCAATCCAGTACTCTCCTGAAGTGGGCAGGGCAATGTGGAGTCAGGAGAAGTAGGCAGCCAGCCAGCAACACACGGAGAGTGGGGTGCGTGAATGCATGGGGGAGCAGCATggtgggaggaagaggatgggggaggggaggcagctgGGGTCAGTCCTCACCGCTCTTCCAGTCAGAGTGGCACATCTTGAGGTCACGGCATGTGCGGGCGGGGTTCTTGCGGCTGCCTTCGGGGCTTCGGATGTTCTCAATCTGCTGGCTCAGGCTCTTGAGGGTGGTGTCCACCTCAAGGTCACGGTCACGGACCACATTAGCATCATCGGCCCGGTAGTATCGGCCACCATCATGAGCCTTCTCTtgaggtggctgaggcaggaagctgaAGTCAAAACCACCGCCGGAAGGACCAGGGGGGCCAGGGGGGCCAGGAGGGCCTGGGGGACCCTGCAGAGAAAGAGATCAAGGTTTACTGGTGTTCAAGTCTTCTTGGGGGAGGGTCGTGAGGCAGAGGATGTGGGGCTACGTACAGCAGGACCGGCATCACCAGTGCGACCGCGAGGACCAGGGGGACCGATGGGGCCAGGGAGACCGTTGAGTCCATCTTTGCCAGGAGCACCAGCAGAGCCAGGGGGACCCTAGTCGGAGAGAGATGGTTGGAGAAAGTCTGTTAGAAAACCCAAAGCAGCCCCGACTCTGAATGAGAAGCATCTTCTCCACTGTTGGCTCTGTCCAATTTCGTCTTCTATCTCAAGAGGTGTCCTCAGCTAGTTTCCATGGCTAGGCTTGGAAGAAGCCAAAGGCTTGGAAGGCCAAAGGCTGTATAAGACCAAGATTCTttttctccccatcccctttctGGTTTCTGAACTCTTCTCTGAAGAACAGAGGGGTGCCTGAAGGCAACCGAGACAGGGAACGCAGGAAGAAGTAATAGAGATCAACCCAACAATGCAACTTACCCGGGGACCTGCAGGACCTGAAGCTCCAGAGGGGCCTTGTTCACCAGGAGaaccctgcagggcagagataGGCAGTTCAGGGGCAGTGGGGGTAACAGGCCCCCCGTTATAGAGTCTAGAACACTCCCACAATCCCTCTTtgaactctctctctcattcttgtTCTCTTGCTGTCCTCCCTTTCTTAAAAGCTCCTTAGAAATGTCTTAGAAATTGTCTGCCCACCACCCTCACTAGGAAGGAATCAGAATGTCTATTTAGAGCAGATACTGAGGCAAGTGCCCCTCCTCCCACTATGCACCAGGATGGTGGAAAAGGCCCTCATGAAGCCAGGGTCTGGGAAGCTGAGTAATACTCACAGGagagccaggaggaccctgaagACCGGAGAAGCCACGATGACCCTTTATGCCTCTTTCACCTTGTTCGCCTGTCTCTCCCTTGTCACCGCGGGGGCCTTGGGGTCCCTaaaagagaggaggagacaggCTGTCAGGTGCAAGTTCCACTGGTGTTCTGACTAGGGTGCTGTTAACACCTGGGCCGGTGTACAGAGGGCATAAGGTTGGCATGGGACACTTACAGCAGGGCCACGAGAACCAGCAGGGCCAATGGGACCAGGGGGACCAGCAGGACCCTGGGAGAGAAAATAGTGTGTTAGATCCTGACTAAAGGAGGCCAGGGCTGCAGGATGAGCCTTCCCCTTGGCTAGCCTACTCCTAGCCCACATCTCTTTTGCTTTGACCACCTCTCCTGACTCCCCATTAAACCCCAGAGCCAGGCTTCATGCCATAAGCTGGGGCAAGCCCCATGTCTTGGGGAAGATGGAGTCCATCTAGATGAAGGCCAAGTTatgactgttttttgtttttgtttttttttttttccagggagGCCAAGGGCCAAGACACATCTCAAGACCCTCTTCTCCCCTAGCCTGGATGAGGTAATTCATCTATTCTCAGGCCTTTGATCATGCCTGAAGAGGAGGTCTGATCTGAGCCCAGCTACTTACAGTCTCACCACGATCGCCATTCTTGCCAGCAGGGCCAACAGGGCCAGGAGCACCAGGAGCACCAGGGGCGCCAGGGGGGCCAGAAGGACCAGTCTCACCACGGTCACCCTGGGAGCAGAGGGTAGAGGTCATGGGGTCAGCCTCAGTTGAAGTGCCCAGGCTGAGGAGGGGTCAGGGCAAACCAGAGTCCATCCCTGATTTGTGGTCTGATCTCTTACCTTGGGCCCAGGAGAACCATCTCTTCCAGGGGAGCCTTCAGCACCAGGTGCTCCCTGGAGAGAGAATGGGGAGAAGTGAAGGTCCACTCTGGGGAAGAGGTCAGGCACAGGACGAGTGGTCCTGCACAGGCACTGGCTAAAGGGTAGAGGCTGCTTACCTCACGTCCAGATTCACCAGGGGGGCCAGCCAATCCAGGGGGGCCCATGGGACCAGGAGGACCACGTTCACCACTTGATCCGGAAGGACCTTGTTTGCCGGGTTCACCCTTAAGAAAAGAGAGTAAGGATGGAATTCAAATACCGGTGGCTCAAGCCATGAGAGAgaccttttttatttgtttgtttgtttgtttggttggtttttttaagacagggtttctctgtgtagtcctggccgtcctggaactcactctgtagaccaggctagcctcgaactcagtgatttgcttgcctctgccccctgagtgctgggattaaaggtgtgctccaccatcgCCTGGCTACCATGAGACCATTTCTATCAGATTTGCTCTCCTTGTCTCCACCACTGCTGCCCTAGGATGATTCTTCTTGGAGACCCCAACATTCTAGAGCACTCACAGAGGGGCCGGGCAGACCAGGGAAGCCTCTCTCTCCTCGCTGACCGGGAAGACCGACCACACCACGCTGTCCAGCAATACCCTGAGGTCCGGGGGTACCAGGAGAGCCCTGTAGGAGACAGACAGGGGTGAGAAGAGCTCACAGTGGCGCAGGGGGCACACACAACTCTGGATCTCTCCAGAAATACGGAGATGTGATCTGGCACTTACAGCAGGTCCATCAGCACCAGGGGCTCCTTTCTCACCAGCAGGGCCAGGGGGACCTGGAGGACCAACTTCACCAGGACGTCCAGCAGGGCCAGTCTCACCGCGGGGACCTTTGCCTCCTTCTTTGCCAACAGGACCGGGTGGGCCAGGGGGTCCAGCATTTCCCTAGATGGGCACAAGAGAGACTGTCAGAGTCCAGGCTTCCAAAGCTTCCCAATGGCATGCCCCAGCCAGGCCTGCTGTCCTGTCAGTGCACCCCACCTCTCACGCCCAATTCCAGAACCACAGATACTCACAGAGGGGCCAGGGGGACCAACACGGCCAGCAGCACCAGGGAAACCAGTAGCACCCTGGCAGGAAAGAACACAAGGTGGTCAGAAGTGAGCAGCCAGTTGCTTCTTCCCTGGCCTGATCTCCTCCAATCTCTGGCTTTCGGGAGACTCCTCAGAGATGTGGATGGTACTCACAGGAGGACCAGCAGCACCACGAGCACCTTTGGGTCCAGGAGCACCAACGTTACCCTGTAAGAGAGTACAGAGGTGTGAGACCCAGGTTAGCTCCGAGACTATCAAAAGCTTGGGCTCCAGAGGATGGGATACTTACAATAGGGCCAGGGGGTCCAGCGGGTCCAGCAGGGCCAGGAGGACCAGAGTCGCCTTTAGTACCAGTATCACCAGGTTCACCTTTGGGACCAGGTTGGCCATCAGCACCCTAGGCAGGAGGGAGAAATGGACAGTGGAGGAGTGGATGGGGCGGCCTGGGAGCAGAAGGCCTTTGAGCTAGAGGAGGGGCCACAGAGAGAGACTTGGAGTCTGCAGAGACACTTGGAGACAGCCCAGTCcctccccatccttcctcccccgaCTCAGGGTAGCACGACTGTCCTCATTCAGTCACCCAAGGTCCCATGCTTCACGGTTCAGCTGGTGACGTAAAGTAAAGAAGGTCTTAGTACTCACAGGGGGGCCAGCAAAGCCAGCAGGACCAGGGGGACCAGGCTCGCCACGGTCTccctagaagaagaagaaaaagaacactcTGGAGAGATACCTCAATGctggggaaggaggggaacagaTGGAATAAAGGGACAGGGTCAGGGAGCAGGAAGCAGGTAGGAGAGAAGGGCTCATAGGTCTTATCAGGGTCTTCTGTACTTACAGGGGCACCACGGGCTCCGGTGGGGCCAGCAGGACCACTGGGACCAGTTTCACCCTATAAGGCAGAGACAAGAACTCTGAACTCTCCTGGAAGATGAACCAACGgcacctccccttccttctggtccCTCAAACTTCCTGGGTCACCAGCTTCCTATGGAGGACCTGCCTGCCCTGCAGAGCCCCACCTGGGCTTGCTGAGGAAGCTAGGTgttaaaaaataagatggagaggcAGCCACTAACCTTGTCACCAGCAGCACCAGCGGGGCCAGGAGGACCAATGGGACCAGTCAGACCACGGACGCCATCTTTGCCAGGAGAACCATCAGCACCTTTGGGACCAGTATCACCCTAAAGACAGGAGGGAAATCTGAGACTTCTAACTTTGGGACAGGAGTTCAGCTACAACATTCTGCTGAAGTTTCTCAGCTCTATGTTTGCCAAGGATACGAGATCCTTTCAGGATGAAATGGTTCCTACCTGGGGACTCAGGGGGAGCCTGGCTTAAGAGGCCCCTAAGTTGTATAGGGAGATAAATAAAGGAGcctccatcagggaaatgccccGACTTTCACCCCCATGGTAACACATCAGGAGAAGGGCTTGAGTCACAGGTATAAGATTAACCAGCAAAGCAAGGAGACAGGTGGGAACCACCAAGGGCTCATGGGAAGGAAAGGTGGACTTACTCTGTCACCCTTGGGGCCTGGAAGACCAGCGGCACCACGTTCACCAGGCATTCCCTGAAGACCAGGGGCACCCTGGCTTCCGGGAGCTCCGGGGGCACCAGTATCACCCTGTTTGATAAACAAGAAGATGAGTGAGGCGTGGGGTCCCAGAAGTGTCTCAGCCCTGAGCCCACTTAGGATTCCCCTATGTGTGGATCCAAGATCAAAGGTTCCAACTACAAGGACAAACTCACAGACCCAACCTCGGGCCCTTATAGGCACCCCCACTCTGGTCTTGTCCCCCACATCCCTATGCTTTGGGTCAAGGCTATCAAACCCTTTCAGCGATGCCCTTACCTTGGCGCCATCGTTGCCGGGAGCACCATTGTTTCCACGGGGACCAGCAGGACCTGGGGGACCTTGTACACCACGCTCGCCAGGGAAACCTCTCTCGCcctagaaaggaaggaaaaggcacaTGATGGCTGCTCCACCAGGGTCAGGCTCAGGACACTGTAATGGAACTGCCATGACGGGGTCACTTACTCTTGCTCCAGAGGGTCCAGGGGcgccaaggtcaccaggaacacCCTGAgagtagaaagaaggaaaaacagtgAGCCTAACTTTCCCTTGAGAGAGAGCTTCTGGCCCTCTTCCTGGGAGCTGCTCCTTTGGGGCCCATGTATTAGAGATGAACGCATTCTCAGCTTAGAACTGAAATTCCCCGTTACACTCGGAAGGCCTGAGGTAAAGCCAGAATTATTCCAGGAGTTCTCATAAAGAAGTCACCTTGCCTAGAAGCCACACAGGCACTTCCAGATCACACACAGTGCcctccactctttttttttttttaatatctaaagTCCTGTCCCAGTGTTTAATCTCTATCCCTTCTAGCTGCTGGTGTCCTGATCAGCTAAGGGCAGTGAATggtctttttctgtgtgtttcttgcatgctcCCACCCTCTGGCCTGATGCTACATCTTACCTGTTCACCGGGCTTGCCTGCTTCACCAGGAGGACCAGCAGGTCCAGGGAGACCCTGTAAGGGGGGAGAttgaggggggaagaggaagggttcAGAATCTGCAAAGGCTTAATTAACAAAGGAGCATTCTGTATTCCCCTACAGACCTAAGTCACAAGGCCTTACCTGGAATCCGGGGGAGCCGGCAGGGCCTTGTTCACCTCTCTCACCAGCAGGACCCTGTCATAGAGAAGAGGCTGTGGTCATGAACAGTCCAAGGAGAAGGGAGACAGATTCCTCCCTTACCCTTTCCTTGATCCCAGGCCTTCCATTTAGGGGTACTTACAGCAGGGCCGGGGGCCCCCTGAGCTCCAGCTTCTCCATCTTTGCCAGCAGGACCCTGTGGGGAGAAGGTGACAAATTTAGTGCCATGAGGCAGATGGCAGCAGCAGTGGGGACCGGGCCAAGCAGAGCCCACTAGCATCCTCTGATGGTCTTGCAGTGGCTACAGACTCCTGTGTCACGTGAGGATGGTCTGTGCGACAGGCAAGGGCAGAAGGCCAACAGAGGAATACAAAAGAGATACAAGAGATACTTACTACAGGGCCAGGGGGTCCGGGAACGCCCCGCTCTCCAGCCTTTCCAGGTTCTCCCTGTGTAGAAAGGTAGGCAAGACTGAGTCACGGGACGAGACTCATTAGAGTTGAGGACCCCTCATTACAGTGCGTGTCCCTAAGGGGCTTTCTGTTCAAGAAGGCTTCCAGAGGTTGGCAAGCTGC
Proteins encoded in this region:
- the Col1a1 gene encoding collagen alpha-1(I) chain codes for the protein MFSFVDLRLLLLLGATVLLTHGQEDIPKVSCVYNGKRFDDGETWKPEVCTICFCNNGSSVCDRVLCKDEGLDCPNPQRREGECCQFCPEESTGTEFLGVQGPKGDPGPQGPRGPVGPPGRDGIPGSPGAPGPPGPPGLPGPPGLGGNFAPQMSYGYDEKSAGVSVPGPMGPSGPRGLPGPPGAPGPQGFQGPPGEPGEPGASGPMGPRGPPGPPGKNGDDGEAGKPGRPGERGPPGPQGARGLPGTAGLPGMKGHRGFSGLDGAKGDTGPAGPKGEPGSPGENGAPGQMGPRGLPGERGRPGPAGAAGARGNDGAVGAAGPPGPTGPSGPPGFPGAVGAKGEAGPQGPRGSEGPQGVRGEPGPPGPAGAAGPAGNPGADGQPGAKGANGAPGIAGAPGFPGARGPSGPQGPSGPPGPKGNSGEPGAPGNKGDTGAKGDPGPAGVQGPPGPAGEEGKRGARGEPGPAGLPGPPGERGGPGSRGFPGADGVAGPKGPAGERGSPGPAGPKGSPGEAGRPGEAGLPGAKGLTGSPGSPGPDGKTGPPGPAGQDGRPGPAGPPGARGQAGVMGFPGPKGTAGEPGKAGERGVPGPPGPVGPAGKDGEAGAQGAPGPAGPAGERGEQGPAGSPGFQGLPGPAGPPGEAGKPGEQGVPGDLGAPGPSGARGERGFPGERGVQGPPGPAGPRGNNGAPGNDGAKGDTGAPGAPGSQGAPGLQGMPGERGAAGLPGPKGDRGDTGPKGADGSPGKDGVRGLTGPIGPPGPAGAAGDKGETGPSGPAGPTGARGAPGDRGEPGPPGPAGFAGPPGADGQPGPKGEPGDTGTKGDSGPPGPAGPAGPPGPIGNVGAPGPKGARGAAGPPGATGFPGAAGRVGPPGPSGNAGPPGPPGPVGKEGGKGPRGETGPAGRPGEVGPPGPPGPAGEKGAPGADGPAGSPGTPGPQGIAGQRGVVGLPGQRGERGFPGLPGPSGEPGKQGPSGSSGERGPPGPMGPPGLAGPPGESGREGAPGAEGSPGRDGSPGPKGDRGETGPSGPPGAPGAPGAPGPVGPAGKNGDRGETGPAGPPGPIGPAGSRGPAGPQGPRGDKGETGEQGERGIKGHRGFSGLQGPPGSPGSPGEQGPSGASGPAGPRGPPGSAGAPGKDGLNGLPGPIGPPGPRGRTGDAGPAGPPGPPGPPGPPGPSGGGFDFSFLPQPPQEKAHDGGRYYRADDANVVRDRDLEVDTTLKSLSQQIENIRSPEGSRKNPARTCRDLKMCHSDWKSGEYWIDPNQGCNLDAIKVYCNMETGQTCVFPTQPSVPQKNWYISPNPKEKKHVWFGESMDGGFQFEYGSEGSDPADVAIQLTFLRLMSTEASQNITYHCKNSVAYMDQKTGNLKKSLLLQGSNEIELRGEGNSRFTYSTLVDGCTSHTGTWGKTVIEYKTTKTSRLPIIDVAPLDIGAPDQEFGVDVGPACFV